From the Notolabrus celidotus isolate fNotCel1 chromosome 12, fNotCel1.pri, whole genome shotgun sequence genome, one window contains:
- the scxa gene encoding basic helix-loop-helix transcription factor scleraxis, with amino-acid sequence MTFAMLRTAPPAGRFLYGDIALLSEDDEDNGSEGSGSEERSNNSSNYRLSSSSPSAFHIKMSRKRKLCAGIGAVGAVDMAAMVNRLVPQGSPPLGEGRQRTAANARERDRTNSVNTAFTALRTLIPTEPADRKLSKIETLRLASSYISHLGNVLLLGEVHDGQPCHAPSPPFFHVNSSPSRGSDQSAQPKHICTFCLSNQRKMNKDRERKTAIRS; translated from the exons ATGACATTTGCAATGCTGCGCACAGCGCCTCCTGCAGGCCGCTTCTTGTATGGCGACATCGCCCTCCTctctgaagatgatgaagataacGGCAGCGAGGGTTCAGGCTCCGAGGAGCGTTCCAACAACTCCTCCAACTACCGCCTGTCCTCCTCATCGCCATCTGCCTTTCACATCAAGATgagcaggaagaggaagctGTGTGCAGGAATAGGAGCAGTAGGAGCGGTTGATATGGCAGCCATGGTGAATAGGCTGGTCCCCCAGGGGTCTCCTCCCTTAGGTGAGGGTCGCCAGAGGACTGCAGCCAACGCTCGGGAGAGGGATCGAACCAATTCTGTTAACACAGCGTTTACAGCTCTGAGGACGCTAATTCCCACCGAGCCTGCAGACAG GAAACTGTCAAAGATTGAGACGCTGCGTTTGGCGAGCAGCTACATCAGCCACCTGGGGAACGTCCTGCTCCTGGGCGAAGTGCATGATGGACAGCCGTGCCATGCTCCCTCACCACCTTTCTTTCACGTTAACTCCTCCCCCAGCCGAGGATCCGACCAATCAGCTCAGCCGAAACACATCTGTACTTTCTGCCTCAGCAACCAGAGGAAAATG